From one Scophthalmus maximus strain ysfricsl-2021 chromosome 19, ASM2237912v1, whole genome shotgun sequence genomic stretch:
- the lifra gene encoding LIF receptor subunit alpha a, with product MPPLSVRPKSKSDCCPVWLACLLLGLAAAQAHAKDVLTVPQQVSVSANKYTRQLSISWLGGAATTFDLMILRTELNETVFYETVSVTVNQVTGWHQRNWTSVEPLECTSLSIKIRSRDGETTSEWSDTQILQGNDLPSNEKFQMYPLDRVIHVGSNTTFCCIVEEGKLFGTIRYNGTAMNTTRVSRRSYAITVVNQGPSSSSGTNVVCYNSLEALSGAVVFVGYTPLPSDFVCETHDLISAVCQWNEARDTHLYGKRGTRYSLNKRDCGQTRRQQKPKVCRVEQWEGNWTLVAVNPLGQYSLTDSAELSHRVRPVAPADLNSAINAWNATVLWQWTYSSYSSLALVCQVELDCHGSKTNLTVSGVGLQSVVLSDLHPDEDYSVKIRCGAQQNFWKWGNWSEPFAFKTNTYVPDAPDVWMWMNRDNTGQVIWKPLTRRLSHGQITGYEVTLWSFDENVQHTQFFPPDATAAPVNLTQMATFSGDTKVIATVIAKNNDGSSQPASVTIHLRLTDAEPCAVSRAVYTESGFSLLWPSDPNATCGYVVEWHEAICSRNCPVDWIKVAAGNTNVSVESDNFQLGVRYNFSLYSCSTEGPELLQCWQGYVQELVPSSSVLLSTSQQASDILLTWGEIPLVNRRGFLLGYNIYNSTGSELKLLANLPDKENRSYTVKGLSEGSHKFTVKAYTSAGEDAGATASISLEPYTDWLILEILTSLGITALFLVIVTFICYKKRKWVKTAFYPDIPEPKLPGDWSRTQGPLDVKPSSHSILHIVEKPDWDSSKEALVVIPEEDEDEEGMGDEPVDTDEPTSLRYYNQVVDERPIRPRFPDSSDSSASSLDSARTDVTYTGIQTSGSSLVFQLDPQGHSEGHQPHTGLSFGGGGGGGGGYRPQMQARGPSDDISLVSPEPFAEPQAASAGGYKPQSSWQLDSPVEAEECGGRAPSLGSPTSVASTQFLLPDGEEQAEEKRQQSSSSAATWFNNLLSSTKP from the exons ATGCCTCCCTTAAGTGTCCGACCCAAGTCAAAGTCTGACTGTTGTCCTGTCTGGCTCGCCTGTCTTCTCCTGGGCCTCGCGGCTGCACAGGCTCACGCCAAAGATG tccTTACTGTACCGCAGCAAGTGAGCGTGTCAGCCAACAAGTATACACGACAGCTTTCCATATCGTGGCTGGGTGGAGCAGCCACAACATTTGACCTCATGATTCTGAGAACGGAACTCAATGAAACTGTCTTCTAC GAGACtgtgtctgtgacagtgaaTCAGGTCACTGGTTGGCACCAGAGGAACTGGACCTCAGTTGAACCTCTGGAATGTACCTCGCTGTCGATCAAAATTCGCtcaagagatggagagacaacAAGTGAATGGAGCGACACACAGATACTCCAAG GAAACGATCTCCCCAGCAATGAAAAATTCCAGATGTACCCCCTGGACAGAGTTATACATGTGGGGTCCAACACCACCTTCTGTTGCATTGTGGAAGAGGGGAAGCTCTTTGGTACCATCCGCTACAATGGCACGGCCATGAATACGACACGAGTGAGCAGACGAAGCTACGCCATTACAGTGGTCAATCAGGGACCATCCAGCAGCTCGGGAACCAACGTCGTCTGTTACAACAGCCTGGAGGCTCTGTCTGGAGCAGTGGTGTTTGTTGGAT ATACTCCTCTACCcagtgactttgtgtgtgagacTCATGACTTAATCTCAGCTGTTTGCCAGTGGAATGAAGCACGAGACACACACCTGTATGGCAAACGGGGAACGCGCTACTCGCTGAACAAGAG ggaTTGTGGACAGACAAGGCGGCAGCAGAAGCCAAAAGTGTGTAGGGTGGAGCAGTGGGAGGGTAACTGGACACTGGTGGCGGTGAATCCTCTCGGCCAGTACAGCCTCACTGACTCTGCTGAACTCAGTCACAGAG TGCGTCCTGTAGCACCAGCTGACCTGAACTCTGCCATCAATGCCTGGAATGCCACTGTGCTGTGGCAGTGGACGTACAGTAGCTATTCCTCCCTGGCTCTTGTCTGCCAGGTAGAGCTCGACTGCCATGGGTCCAAAACAAAT CTTACCGTCTCTGGCGTGGGTCTGCAGTCTGTGGTCTTATCAGACCTTCATCCCGATGAAGATTACAGTGTTAAAATCCGCTGTGGTGCCCAGCAGAATTTCTGGAAGTGGGGAAACTGGAGCGAACCATTTGCCTTCAAAACCAACACTTATG TTCCAGATGCTCCGgatgtgtggatgtggatgaaCAGAGACAACACTGGACAGGTCATTTGGAAG CCTCTGACACGAAGACTGAGCCATGGCCAGATCACAGGTTATGAAGTCACACTCTGGAGCTTTGACGAAAATGTACAGCACACCCAGTTTTTCCCGCCAGATGCTACTGCTGCACCAGTCAACCTTACACAGATGGCGACCTTCAGCGGTGACACCAAGGTCATAGCAACCGTTATTGCAAAGAACAACGATGGGTCATCTCAACCTGCCAGTGTCACTATACATCTACGTTTGACAG ATGCAGAGCCCTGTGCTGTTTCCAGGGCAGTTTATACGGAGAGcggtttctctctgctctggccGAGCGATCCCAACGCCACCTGTGGTTATGTGGTGGAATGGCACGAAGCCATCTGCTCGCGGAACTGCCCCGTGGACTGGATAAAGGTGGCCGCCGGAAACACTAATGTCTCCGTAGAGTCAG ACAACTTCCAGCTGGGTGTGAGGTACAACTTTTCCCTGTACAGCTGCTCCACAGAGGGACCAGAGCTGCTTCAGTGCTGGCAGGGATACGTGCAGGAGCTGG TCCCTTCCAGTTCTGTCCTTCTGTCAACCAGTCAGCAGGCCTCTGATATCCTCCTGACCTGGGGAGAGATACCACTGGTCAACAGAAGAGGTTTCCTCCTGGGCTACAACATTTACAACAGTACTGGCTCTGAGCTCAAACTTCTAG CCAACCTGccagacaaagaaaacaggagCTACACAGTAAAGGGACTCTCTGAGGGCTCACACAAGTTTACTGTCAAGGCCTACACCTCTGCAGGCGAGGACGCAGGCGCCACTGCCTCCATATCGCTGGAACCATACA ctgattggctgatccTAGAAATCCTGACTTCTCTGGGAATCACAGCCTTATTCCTGGTCATTGTCACCTTCATTTgctacaagaaaagaaaatg GGTGAAAACGGCGTTCTACCCAGACATACCTGAGCCCAAACTGCCTGGTGACTGGTCCAGGACACAG GGGCCGTTGGATGTGAAGCCATCTTCACACAGTATCCTCCATATCGTAGAGAAGCCTGACTGGGATTCTAGTAAAGAAGCGCTCGTCGTCATacctgaagaagatgaggatgaagaagggATGGGAGACGAGCCAGTTGACACAGACGAACCAACGTCATTACGCTACTACAACCAAGTAGTGGATGAGAGGCCCATTAGACCACGTTTCCCAGACTCCTCTGATTCCTCTGCATCTTCTTTGGATTCGGCACGCACCGATGTGACTTACACAGGGATCCAGACCTCAGGGTCTTCATTGGTCTTCCAGCTGGATCCACAGGGCCACTCTGAGGGCCACCAACCTCACACTGGTCTGTcttttggaggaggaggaggaggaggagggggctacCGGCCCCAGATGCAAGCTAGAGGCCCAAGTGATGACATTTCCCTGGTTTCTCCTGAGCCTTTTGCAGAGCCCCAGGCTGCCAGTGCCGGCGGCTATAAACCCCAGAGCTCCTGGCAATTGGACTCTCCCGTGGAGGCCGAGGAATGTGGAGGCCGGGCACCGTCTCTTGGATCTCCCACCTCTGTTGCTTCCACTCAGTTCCTCCTCCCCGATGGAGAAGAACAAGCAGAGGAGAAACGACAGCAGtcgtcatcatcagcagcaacCTGGTTCAACAATCTGCTGTCATCCACAAAACCATGA